A stretch of the Arachis stenosperma cultivar V10309 chromosome 6, arast.V10309.gnm1.PFL2, whole genome shotgun sequence genome encodes the following:
- the LOC130932526 gene encoding phosphatidate phosphatase PAH2-like, translated as MQAVERIGSFITRGVSTVSMPFIPYGGAVDIVVVQQKDGSFKSSPWFVRFGKLHRVLKADEKKVSISVNGSEAGFHMHMNHKGEAFFLRDTHCEQQGDEDSGSSESSSSGEDADVVLPWGRKRNFKSKSCKFDPDGSFVADMNALNNDKIVDRTNSRGSRLFRLVLGQRSFNGEVDEDAEDLLERAEIAANLLDLKWSTNLKFDQLPRRERKNTRGGTLENGLHSSKVDDLHAQQRDCSHSVLDMFDVADFEKLPKFQKSRTISVYRPHRKANKVRADTPTSEQLASLNLQEGRNLVTFRYSTAMLGTQKIDARIYLWKWNTRIVISDVDGTITRSDVLGQVMPLVGIDWSQTGVAHLFSAIQDNGYQLLFLSARAISQACHTRRFLFNLKQDGKVLPDGPVVISPDGLFPALYREVIRRAPHEFKIACLEEIRALFPPDCNPFYAGFGNRDTDELSYLKVGIPKGKIFIINPRGEIAVNCFDAQSYPSLHAVVDGIFPPTDSSEQEDFNSWNCLRLPSVS; from the exons ATGCAAGCTGTGGAGAGGATAGGGAGCTTTATCACCCGCGGAGTTTCGACTGTTTCAATGCCGTTCATCCCTTATGGTGGTGCTGTGGACATTGTTGTAGTTCAACAAAAAGATGGCAGCTTCAAGTCCTCTCCTTGGTTCGTTCGTTTCGGGAAACTCCACAGGGTTCTCAAGGCTGATGAGAAGAAGGTTAGCATCAGTGTCAATGGATCCGAAGCCGGTTTCCACATGCACATGAACCATAAAGGGGAAGCCTTCTTTTTGAGGGATACACATTGTGAACAACAAGGGGATGAAGATTCCGGATCTAGCGAATCATCATCGTCCGGCGAAGATGCTGATGTTGTCCTACCATGGGGCAGGAAGAGAAATTTCAAGTCAAAAAGTTGCAAGTTTGATCCGGATGGATCATTTGTAGCTGATATGAATGCCTTAAACAATGATAAGATTGTGGACAGGACTAATTCTCGCGGATCCCGGCTATTTAGGCTTGTGTTGGGGCAAAGGTCCTTCAATGGGGAAGTTGATGAAGATGCAGAAGACTTATTGGAACGTGCTGAGATTGCAGCCAACCTTTTGGACCTCAAGTGGTCTACGAATCTGAAATTCGACCAGCTACCTCGTCGAGAAAGAAAGAACACTAGGGGTGGTACCTTGGAGAATGGTTTACATTCATCTAAG gttgatgatttGCATGCTCAGCAAAGGGATTGTTCTCATAGTGTCCTTGATATGTTTGATGTTGCGGACTTTGAAAAGCTAcctaaatttcaaaaatctcgCACCATTAGTGTATATCGGCCACATCGAAAAGCCAACAAGGTTAGGGCAGATACCCCAACATCTGAACAGCTAGCATCCTTGAATCTGCAGGAAGGAAGGAACTTGGTAACCTTTCGTTATTCGACAGCTATGTTGGGGACACAGAAG ATTGATGCTCGGATATATTTGTGGAAATGGAACACCCGAATAGTGATATCGGATGTGGATGGAACAATTACAAG GTCTGATGTTCTAGGTCAGGTCATGCCTTTAGTCGGAATCGATTGGTCACAAACCGGTGTTGCACATTTATTCTCTGCTATCCAG GATAATGGATACCAACTACTTTTTCTTAGTGCTCGTGCAATTTCTCAAGCCTGCCACACCAGACGATTCCTATTCAACCTTAAACAG GATGGGAAAGTATTACCAGATGGTCCGGTCGTCATTTCCCCGGACGGACTTTTTCCTGCTCTGTATCGAGAAG TTATCCGGAGAGCTCCTCATGAATTCAAAATTGCATGCTTAGAG GAAATAAGGGCACTTTTCCCTCCTGATTGCAATCCATTCTATGCTGGTTTCGGAAATAGGGATACTGATGAACTCAGCTACCTTAAGGTTGGAATCCCTAAAGGAAAAATCTTCATAATCAATCCCAGG GGAGAGATTGCTGTAAATTGTTTCGACGCGCAATCATATCCTTCTCTTCATGCCGTTGTAGATGGAATATTCCCCCCGACAGACTCGTCTGAGCAG GAGGATTTCAATTCATGGAACTGTTTGCGGTTGCCCTCGGTGTCATAA